One region of Catenuloplanes indicus genomic DNA includes:
- a CDS encoding bifunctional DNA primase/polymerase yields MDAPTDAAPPPARLPTLATAARWYAAAGIPVMPLHTPTACGCSCTAGPECGSPGKHPRLQHGLHEASADLRRVREWWRRWPQANIGLATGGSLDVCDIDTTTGLTRVLDVLDVVRPAGPLVRTGYGWHLWFAANGLPSRIGLLPGVDWRGRGGYVVAPPSVHATGSRYAFQQPWRPGTPLPVCPPALRRLVQPAPPPAPAGTTAGEVADLDRYTQAALDGEVARIRAAPRPVYTGGRRVSGGGRNNAVHLAAFRLGQLAARGTLDQAEIWSRLITVATDVGLATREAERTIASGWRAGLRRPRAVVSRARRGRAFMR; encoded by the coding sequence ATGGACGCTCCCACCGACGCCGCGCCGCCGCCGGCACGCTTGCCGACGCTCGCCACGGCCGCGCGCTGGTACGCGGCCGCAGGCATCCCGGTCATGCCGCTGCACACCCCGACCGCCTGCGGGTGCTCCTGCACCGCCGGGCCGGAATGCGGCTCACCCGGCAAACACCCGCGGCTTCAGCACGGCCTGCACGAGGCCTCCGCCGATCTGCGCCGGGTCCGGGAGTGGTGGCGGCGCTGGCCGCAGGCGAACATCGGCCTGGCCACCGGCGGCAGCCTCGACGTCTGCGACATCGACACCACCACCGGCCTCACCCGCGTCCTCGACGTCCTCGACGTCGTACGCCCCGCTGGGCCGCTGGTACGGACCGGGTACGGCTGGCACCTGTGGTTCGCCGCCAACGGACTTCCGTCCCGGATCGGACTGCTGCCCGGCGTCGACTGGCGCGGACGCGGCGGCTACGTCGTCGCGCCACCATCCGTGCACGCCACCGGCAGCCGGTACGCCTTCCAGCAGCCGTGGAGACCGGGCACGCCGCTGCCGGTATGCCCGCCCGCGCTACGGCGGCTCGTACAGCCCGCACCGCCGCCGGCTCCGGCCGGGACGACGGCAGGTGAGGTCGCGGACCTGGACCGATACACGCAGGCCGCGCTCGACGGCGAGGTGGCCCGGATCCGTGCCGCGCCACGGCCGGTGTATACGGGCGGGCGGCGGGTGTCCGGGGGCGGACGAAACAACGCGGTGCATCTGGCTGCGTTCCGCCTCGGGCAGCTCGCCGCCCGCGGCACCCTCGACCAGGCTGAAATCTGGTCGCGGCTGATCACCGTGGCGACGGACGTCGGCCTCGCCACGCGCGAAGCCGAACGCACCATCGCGTCGGGGTGGCGTGCGGGTCTGCGCCGCCCCCGGGCCGTTGTCTCCCGTGCACGGCGGGGACGCGCGTTTATGAGGTAG